One genomic segment of Cannabis sativa cultivar Pink pepper isolate KNU-18-1 unplaced genomic scaffold, ASM2916894v1 Contig5, whole genome shotgun sequence includes these proteins:
- the LOC133033372 gene encoding uncharacterized protein LOC133033372 translates to MAKSSKVPRLLLPVSEHYTGRVTWRGGSYYYPKVKAKFVQMQLLERVKEESPFNNFFEREPLAFSGALIHQLFMHKIKSDKDDEVHFYIAKKRCRFGRTEFALVTGLNLLRGPTEAEVSERATSDRLIVEYFNGDPSISIGRLRSVFESCTEKDDCYKLGLVLFVMGVLTGKEEKNLVPPFIIRMVEDLPFFYNYPWGKISFNLLKDTWSKDFVQKKKHMDEKIVKGTTQKESKYSAYGYVVALQYWAYESILELAEKFAIIRSHRFP, encoded by the coding sequence tctTCCAAAGTTCCACGACTTTTACTGCCAGTGTCTGAACATTACACTGGTCGTGTTACTTGGCGGGGCGGTAGTTACTATTACCCCAAAGTAAAAGCCAAGTTTGTACAAATGCAGTTGTTGGAAAGGGTGAAGGAGGAATCCCCTTTCAACAATTTTTTTGAGAGAGAGCCATTAGCGTTTTCAGGTGCTCTTATCCATCAGCTCTTCATGCATAAGATAAAATCAGATAAAGATGATGAGGTGCATTTTTATATTGCAAAGAAGAGATGCCGATTCGGCCGAACTGAGTTTGCCTTGGTGACTGGGCTTAATTTGTTACGTGGACCGACTGAGGCTGAGGTTTCGGAGAGGGCGACGTCAGACCGTTTGATAGTAGAATATTTTAATGGGGATCCATCTATCAGCATTGGTCGTCTGCGCAGCGTCTTTGAGAGTTGCACTGAGAAGGATGATTGTTACAAGTTGGGTTTGGTGCTGTTCGTGATGGGTGTTCTGACTGGGAAAGAAGAGAAGAACCTGGTTCCCCCATTTATCATTAGAATGGTTGAGGACCTCCCTTTTTTCTACAATTACCCGTGGGGGAAAATTTCTTTCAACTTGTTGAAAGATACTTGGAGTAAGGACTTCGTACAAAAGAAAAAGCATATGGATGAGAAGATTGTGAAGGGAACGACTCAGAAGGAGTCAAAGTATTCGGCCTATGGATATGTTGTAGCATTGCAGTATTGGGCTTATGAGTCCATCCTCGAGCTTGCTGAGAAATTTGCAATCATAAGATCGCATCGCTTTCCCTGA